The following coding sequences lie in one Longimicrobium sp. genomic window:
- the coaD gene encoding pantetheine-phosphate adenylyltransferase: MSDPRIALCPGSFDPLTLGHEDVVRRALSFADRVVVAVSHSPTTAKQGMFTVDERVEMIREAFQDERRVEAAAFQGLLVDFARLRGASLVVRGVRGAVDWEYESQMAVMNRRLLPTLETVILPADPMHAHVSSTLIRQI; the protein is encoded by the coding sequence ATGAGCGACCCGCGCATCGCGCTGTGCCCCGGATCGTTTGATCCGCTGACACTCGGCCACGAGGACGTCGTGCGCCGGGCGCTCTCCTTCGCCGACCGCGTGGTGGTGGCCGTCTCGCACTCGCCCACCACGGCCAAGCAGGGGATGTTCACCGTGGACGAGCGCGTGGAGATGATCCGGGAGGCGTTCCAGGACGAGCGGCGCGTGGAGGCCGCCGCGTTCCAGGGGCTCCTGGTGGACTTCGCGCGCCTCCGGGGAGCATCGCTGGTTGTGCGCGGCGTGCGCGGCGCGGTCGATTGGGAATACGAGTCGCAGATGGCCGTGATGAACCGCCGCCTTCTCCCCACCCTGGAGACGGTGATCCTGCCGGCTGACCCGATGCACGCGCACGTTTCGTCCACCCTGATCCGCCAGATA
- the rsmD gene encoding 16S rRNA (guanine(966)-N(2))-methyltransferase RsmD produces the protein MRIVAGEWGGRRLVAPPGRATRPTTDRVREAWMSAVDPHLDGARVLDLFAGSGALGLEALSRGAAHATFVEHAPSALQSLRANLTALGAAARTEVVRADAIKYVAGLQAAAFDVAFADPPYAQGFAAALAEAFAAVPFAGLLCIEHGRNDEIPELPGARTRRYGDTALTFIPAPE, from the coding sequence ATGAGAATCGTCGCTGGAGAATGGGGCGGCCGCCGCCTCGTGGCGCCGCCGGGACGCGCCACACGGCCGACCACCGACCGCGTTCGCGAGGCGTGGATGAGCGCCGTCGACCCGCACCTGGACGGGGCGCGCGTGCTCGACCTCTTCGCGGGAAGCGGCGCGCTCGGCCTGGAAGCGCTCTCCCGCGGCGCCGCGCACGCGACGTTCGTGGAGCACGCACCGTCCGCGCTCCAGAGCCTGCGCGCCAACCTCACCGCCCTGGGCGCCGCCGCCCGCACCGAGGTCGTACGTGCCGATGCGATCAAGTACGTCGCCGGGCTGCAGGCGGCCGCCTTCGACGTGGCATTCGCCGACCCGCCCTACGCTCAGGGATTCGCCGCGGCGCTGGCGGAGGCGTTCGCGGCCGTGCCATTCGCGGGGCTGCTCTGCATCGAGCACGGGCGCAACGACGAGATCCCGGAACTCCCCGGCGCCCGAACCCGCCGCTATGGCGACACCGCGCTCACCTTCATCCCCGCCCCCGAATGA
- the recJ gene encoding single-stranded-DNA-specific exonuclease RecJ yields the protein MLTAVAPRRWVFPQPPDSAAVNRLCQELRLPPVLCGLLAQRGMAEPLAARGFLRPHAGQLHAPSLLAGMGDAVARLRRARERNEAVLVHGDYDVDGICSTALFTRALGMMGLRAIPFVPHRLVDGYDLSDAGIAEARKWGATLILTGDCGIVAHDAVERATAAGIDVIVTDHHTAGPTLPAAAAVVNPNRGDCEYPEKGLAGVGVAYKVCCALAAELGFPEERLHSFLDLVAVATIADLAPLVGENRALVRWGLKILPQTPNPGLRALLRVTGLADKEITATQVGFVLAPRLNAVGRMGEALRGVRLLLTDDEREADRIAATLEEENRWRQTVDGDTLRAALLQLETQFDPDRDRGVVLAADGWHPGVIGIVASRVVERIHRPTVMIALDGGNDGKGSARSIPGFHLYDAMRDCSEHLTRFGGHRMAAGCSIRPERVDAFREAFDGRARSLLEDDHLVPQVRVDLELELHQANEELARLIRHAGPFGMGNATPIFAVRGVRLAAPPKSVGKGHLKLTLGAFGHTLDAIGFGMAERLEEPGFFDGPLDVAFKLEENTYNGRTTPQAKLVDLRPAS from the coding sequence ATGCTCACCGCCGTCGCGCCCCGCCGCTGGGTCTTCCCCCAGCCACCCGACTCCGCCGCCGTCAACCGCCTCTGCCAGGAGCTGCGGCTCCCTCCCGTCCTCTGCGGCCTGCTGGCGCAGCGCGGGATGGCGGAGCCGCTGGCCGCGCGCGGCTTCCTGCGTCCGCACGCGGGGCAGCTCCACGCGCCCTCGCTGCTGGCGGGGATGGGCGACGCCGTGGCCCGCCTGCGCCGCGCGCGCGAGCGCAACGAGGCGGTGCTGGTGCACGGCGACTACGACGTGGACGGGATCTGCTCCACCGCGCTCTTCACCCGCGCGCTGGGGATGATGGGGCTGCGCGCCATCCCCTTCGTCCCGCACCGGCTGGTGGACGGCTACGACCTGTCCGACGCGGGGATCGCGGAGGCGAGGAAATGGGGCGCCACGCTGATCCTGACCGGCGACTGCGGGATCGTGGCGCACGATGCCGTGGAGCGCGCCACCGCCGCCGGCATCGACGTCATCGTCACCGACCACCACACCGCCGGCCCCACCCTTCCCGCCGCCGCCGCGGTGGTGAATCCCAACCGGGGCGATTGCGAGTATCCTGAAAAGGGACTGGCCGGAGTCGGGGTGGCGTACAAGGTGTGCTGTGCGCTCGCCGCCGAGCTCGGCTTCCCTGAGGAGCGCCTGCACTCGTTTCTGGACCTGGTGGCCGTCGCTACCATCGCGGACCTGGCGCCGCTGGTGGGGGAGAACCGGGCGCTGGTGCGCTGGGGCCTCAAGATCCTTCCACAGACGCCCAACCCAGGCCTCCGCGCCCTGCTGCGCGTCACCGGGCTGGCCGACAAGGAGATCACGGCGACGCAGGTGGGATTCGTCCTCGCCCCGCGCCTCAACGCCGTAGGCCGCATGGGCGAGGCGCTCCGCGGCGTCCGCCTCCTGCTGACCGACGACGAGCGCGAGGCGGACCGGATCGCGGCGACGCTGGAAGAGGAGAACCGCTGGCGCCAGACGGTCGATGGCGACACCCTGCGCGCCGCCCTCCTGCAGCTCGAAACGCAGTTCGATCCCGACCGAGACCGCGGCGTCGTGCTGGCGGCCGACGGCTGGCATCCCGGCGTAATTGGCATCGTGGCGTCGCGCGTGGTGGAGCGCATCCACCGCCCCACCGTGATGATCGCGCTGGATGGGGGGAACGATGGGAAGGGAAGCGCGCGCTCCATCCCCGGCTTCCACCTGTACGACGCGATGCGCGACTGTTCGGAGCACCTGACGCGCTTCGGTGGTCACCGGATGGCGGCCGGGTGCTCCATCCGCCCCGAACGGGTCGACGCCTTCCGCGAAGCCTTCGACGGCCGCGCCCGCTCCCTCCTGGAAGACGACCACCTGGTTCCGCAGGTGCGCGTGGACCTGGAGTTGGAGCTACACCAGGCGAACGAGGAGCTGGCGCGCCTGATCCGCCACGCCGGCCCGTTCGGGATGGGGAACGCGACGCCCATCTTCGCCGTGCGCGGCGTCCGCCTTGCGGCCCCGCCCAAGTCAGTGGGCAAGGGACACCTGAAGCTCACCCTGGGCGCATTCGGCCACACGCTGGACGCCATCGGCTTCGGGATGGCGGAGCGCCTGGAGGAGCCCGGCTTCTTCGACGGCCCCCTGGACGTGGCGTTCAAGCTGGAGGAGAACACGTACAACGGCCGCACCACGCCCCAGGCGAAGCTGGTCGACCTGCGGCCGGCGTCGTGA
- a CDS encoding GNAT family N-acetyltransferase: MPTLREPPVLTTARLTLRLAEPGDAEAIARYFVENHDHLASTRPRMEAEFFTAEFWRSQAQASRSEFRGDRSLRLFMWEHANPGRVIGNANFTQFVRGAAHYCVLGYGIAADREGHGLMREGLEAAIQYVFRELNMHRVMANFFPWNRRSGGLLRRLGFVVEGYARDYLYLDGEWQDHVLTSLTNAEWRAG, encoded by the coding sequence ATGCCCACCCTTCGCGAGCCTCCGGTGCTGACCACCGCGCGCCTGACGCTGCGCCTGGCCGAGCCCGGCGACGCCGAGGCTATCGCGCGCTACTTCGTGGAGAACCACGACCACCTGGCGAGCACCCGCCCGCGGATGGAGGCCGAGTTCTTTACGGCGGAGTTCTGGCGCTCGCAGGCGCAGGCGAGCCGCTCCGAGTTCCGCGGCGACCGCTCGCTGCGCCTCTTCATGTGGGAGCACGCGAACCCCGGCCGCGTGATCGGCAACGCCAACTTCACCCAGTTCGTGCGCGGCGCGGCGCACTACTGCGTCCTCGGCTACGGCATCGCCGCCGACCGCGAGGGGCACGGGCTGATGCGCGAGGGGCTGGAGGCGGCGATCCAATACGTGTTCCGCGAGCTGAACATGCACCGCGTGATGGCGAACTTCTTTCCGTGGAACCGGCGCAGTGGGGGGCTGCTGCGGAGGCTCGGGTTCGTGGTGGAGGGGTACGCGCGGGACTACCTGTACCTCGACGGCGAGTGGCAGGACCACGTGCTGACGAGCTTGACGAACGCGGAGTGGCGGGCGGGGTGA
- a CDS encoding transcriptional repressor: protein MVTTANPRPEEVDAVLREALEANGQRFTEQRAAVYRFLRGTDEHPTADEVFTVVRGEISDISLATVYKALETLVSCGLAAKLSYGDGSARYDARTDEHYHSRCLGCGVVRDVHATEPAYRPQVRVGDGFRVEGFRVEVVGYCGSCGG from the coding sequence ATGGTCACCACCGCGAACCCGCGCCCCGAAGAGGTGGACGCCGTCCTCCGCGAAGCGCTGGAGGCGAACGGCCAGCGGTTCACCGAGCAGCGCGCCGCCGTCTACCGCTTCCTCCGCGGCACCGACGAGCACCCCACCGCCGACGAGGTGTTCACCGTCGTGCGCGGCGAGATCTCGGACATCTCGCTGGCCACGGTGTACAAGGCGCTGGAGACGCTGGTGAGCTGCGGGCTGGCCGCCAAGCTCTCGTACGGCGACGGCTCGGCCCGCTACGACGCGCGCACCGACGAGCACTACCACTCCCGCTGCCTGGGCTGCGGCGTGGTTCGCGACGTGCACGCCACCGAGCCCGCGTACCGCCCCCAGGTGCGCGTGGGCGACGGCTTCCGCGTCGAAGGGTTCCGCGTGGAGGTGGTGGGCTACTGCGGAAGCTGCGGCGGCTGA
- a CDS encoding FAD-binding oxidoreductase produces MHPASPPCQPAAPRAAPSIPGFRGEVLGDEARCTPFGEASGIFRALPDAVAVPVDAGDVAALVAWAASTRTALVPRGAGTGMPGGNVGRGMAVDLVSGFHAILSVDGDARRARILPGCTLAELNAAAAPHGLQFPVDPSSAARATLGGMIANNSGGVHTVKHGSTRRWVHALEVVLADGTRAHVERGAPPEHPRLREILAEVDAAIEPHRAAIEARWPRVRKNSSGYALREYLESGDAMDLLVGSEGTLALLTTAEVRLEPVAAARALALLEFTDLSAAAAAVQRILALEPAGCEMIDRTFIDLVRGGGEDPGYPLRPGLEAILFVEMEGASVDEVAGSLERVREALGRVADRISIAIDPEEQERFWHVRHAASPLIAKLAGGRISMQFIEDGVVPVDRLADYVHLLRRVLAANDLPAVIFGHAGDGNLHVNPLVDVDAPGWKARVEAIVYEVAEGVASLGGTMAGEHGDGRLRAPLIEIIWGAEIVECFRAVKRAFDPLGILNPGVILPLPGQRPLDAIRY; encoded by the coding sequence ATGCACCCCGCCTCCCCTCCCTGTCAACCCGCCGCTCCGCGCGCCGCGCCTTCGATCCCCGGCTTCCGGGGCGAGGTGCTGGGTGACGAGGCGCGCTGCACCCCCTTCGGCGAGGCATCGGGGATCTTTCGCGCGCTCCCCGACGCCGTCGCCGTGCCTGTCGATGCCGGCGACGTGGCCGCGCTGGTGGCGTGGGCCGCCTCGACGCGGACCGCGCTCGTCCCCCGCGGCGCCGGAACGGGGATGCCGGGTGGCAACGTGGGGCGCGGCATGGCGGTGGACCTGGTCTCCGGCTTTCACGCGATCCTTTCGGTGGATGGAGATGCGCGGCGCGCCCGCATCCTCCCCGGCTGCACGCTGGCGGAGCTCAACGCCGCCGCCGCGCCGCACGGCCTCCAATTCCCCGTGGACCCGTCCAGCGCCGCGCGCGCCACGCTGGGTGGGATGATCGCCAACAACTCGGGCGGCGTGCACACGGTGAAGCACGGCTCCACGCGCCGCTGGGTCCATGCGCTGGAGGTCGTCCTCGCCGACGGCACGCGCGCTCACGTGGAGCGCGGCGCCCCGCCCGAGCACCCGCGCCTGCGCGAGATCCTCGCCGAGGTCGACGCCGCCATCGAGCCGCATCGCGCCGCCATCGAGGCGCGGTGGCCGCGCGTGCGAAAGAACTCGTCCGGCTACGCCCTGCGCGAGTACCTGGAGAGCGGCGACGCCATGGACCTGCTGGTGGGGAGCGAGGGGACGCTGGCGCTGCTGACGACCGCGGAGGTGCGCCTGGAGCCGGTCGCCGCCGCGCGCGCGCTGGCGCTGCTGGAGTTCACCGACTTGTCCGCCGCCGCGGCCGCGGTGCAGCGCATCCTGGCGCTGGAGCCCGCCGGGTGCGAGATGATCGACCGCACCTTTATCGACCTGGTGCGCGGCGGCGGCGAGGACCCCGGCTACCCCCTGCGCCCCGGCCTGGAGGCGATCCTCTTCGTGGAGATGGAGGGCGCCTCGGTGGATGAGGTCGCCGGGTCGCTGGAGCGGGTGCGGGAGGCTTTGGGCAGGGTGGCGGACCGGATCAGCATCGCGATCGATCCGGAGGAGCAGGAGCGCTTCTGGCACGTGCGCCACGCCGCGAGCCCCCTGATCGCGAAGCTGGCCGGCGGGCGGATTTCGATGCAGTTCATCGAGGACGGCGTCGTTCCCGTCGATCGCCTCGCCGACTACGTCCACCTCCTGCGGCGCGTGCTGGCGGCCAACGATCTCCCCGCCGTCATCTTCGGCCACGCGGGCGACGGCAACCTGCACGTCAACCCGCTGGTTGACGTGGACGCGCCGGGGTGGAAGGCGCGTGTGGAGGCCATCGTGTACGAGGTGGCGGAGGGCGTCGCGTCGCTCGGCGGCACCATGGCCGGCGAGCACGGCGACGGCCGACTGCGCGCGCCGCTCATCGAGATCATCTGGGGCGCCGAGATCGTGGAGTGCTTCCGCGCCGTGAAGCGTGCCTTCGACCCGCTCGGCATCCTCAACCCCGGCGTGATCCTCCCCCTCCCCGGCCAGCGCCCGCTCGACGCGATCCGCTACTGA
- a CDS encoding DinB family protein, whose translation MSEPEVWLRGPMPGVPPLLMPAAHALAGAGEDVARVAAGLTVEQLWARPGGVASVGFHLRHIPGILDRLLTYARGEPLTDAQLAYLRAEPDPGDPAPTADDLLRGVDEAIARALAQIRATPEADLLLPRGVGRLQLPSTVMGLIFHAAEHAQRHTGQIVTLSRIVRAG comes from the coding sequence ATGAGTGAGCCCGAGGTCTGGCTGCGCGGCCCGATGCCCGGCGTGCCGCCGCTGCTGATGCCCGCCGCGCACGCCCTGGCCGGCGCAGGCGAGGACGTCGCGCGCGTCGCCGCGGGGCTCACGGTGGAGCAGCTGTGGGCGCGTCCCGGCGGCGTGGCGTCGGTCGGCTTCCACCTGCGCCACATCCCTGGCATCCTCGACCGCCTTCTCACCTACGCCCGCGGCGAGCCGCTGACGGACGCGCAGCTCGCCTACCTCCGGGCCGAGCCCGACCCCGGCGATCCCGCGCCCACCGCCGACGACCTGCTGCGCGGCGTGGACGAGGCGATCGCGCGCGCACTCGCGCAGATCCGCGCCACGCCTGAGGCGGATCTCCTGCTCCCGCGTGGCGTGGGGCGGCTCCAGCTTCCGAGCACGGTGATGGGCCTGATCTTCCACGCCGCCGAGCACGCGCAGCGGCACACGGGGCAGATCGTCACGCTGAGCCGCATCGTCCGCGCAGGCTAG
- a CDS encoding CCA tRNA nucleotidyltransferase — protein sequence MTVTSAELRAPDEVVRITRVLRDAGFETWTVGGAVRDALAGRTPGDWDLATAARPRDVQRIFRRTVPVGVAHGTVGVLGKDGRMYEVTTFRRDVETDGRHAVVRFADSVEEDLQRRDFTINAVAWHALTRELRDPHGGVPDLREGVLRTVGDPRERFREDRLRVLRALRFAARFGLRIDDATWAAARESAPELPKLSAERVREELLKVLRETERPSVALRLYEGCGALATLYPELQACVGVPDGADDVWSHLLKTADALPRHHAALRLPALVHDVGKARTADAGFADHAAAGAAAAFGMLRRLKFSNAETDRVVHLVAQHSAIPASDAPEADLRRWLRLVGAGYVRDVLRLRVADVRARGAGPGDPRLRETAALRRRVGRIMASAPALTLGDLAIGGAELRTLGIPAGPVMGEILRDLLERVTDNPSLNTPEALTEIVRARLSSPG from the coding sequence GTGACGGTTACCAGCGCGGAGCTGCGCGCCCCGGATGAGGTCGTCCGCATCACCCGCGTCCTGCGGGATGCGGGGTTCGAGACGTGGACGGTGGGCGGCGCCGTGCGCGACGCCCTGGCCGGCCGCACGCCCGGCGACTGGGACCTCGCCACCGCCGCCCGCCCCCGCGACGTGCAGCGCATCTTCCGCCGCACCGTCCCGGTCGGCGTGGCGCACGGCACGGTGGGGGTGCTGGGCAAGGACGGGCGGATGTACGAGGTGACCACCTTTCGCCGCGACGTGGAGACGGACGGGCGGCACGCGGTGGTTCGCTTCGCGGACTCGGTGGAGGAGGACCTTCAGCGGCGCGACTTCACCATCAACGCCGTCGCCTGGCACGCGCTCACCCGGGAGCTGCGCGACCCGCACGGCGGCGTGCCCGATCTGCGCGAAGGCGTCCTGCGTACGGTGGGCGATCCGCGCGAGCGCTTCCGCGAGGACCGGCTGCGCGTGCTGCGCGCCCTGCGCTTCGCCGCGCGCTTCGGGCTGCGCATCGACGACGCCACTTGGGCCGCCGCGCGCGAGTCCGCCCCGGAGCTTCCGAAGCTCTCCGCCGAGCGGGTCCGCGAGGAGCTCCTCAAGGTGCTGCGCGAGACGGAGCGCCCGTCCGTCGCGCTGCGGCTGTACGAGGGATGCGGCGCGCTCGCCACCCTCTACCCCGAGCTGCAGGCGTGCGTCGGCGTGCCGGACGGCGCGGACGACGTGTGGAGCCACCTGCTGAAGACGGCCGACGCACTGCCGCGCCACCACGCCGCGCTTCGCCTTCCCGCGCTCGTCCACGACGTCGGCAAGGCGCGCACGGCGGATGCGGGGTTCGCCGACCACGCGGCGGCGGGCGCGGCGGCGGCGTTCGGGATGCTGCGGCGCCTCAAGTTCTCCAACGCGGAGACGGACCGCGTGGTTCACCTGGTGGCGCAGCACAGCGCCATCCCCGCCTCCGATGCGCCTGAGGCCGATCTGCGGCGCTGGTTGCGGCTGGTCGGCGCCGGCTACGTGCGCGACGTGCTGCGCCTGCGCGTGGCGGACGTGCGGGCGCGCGGCGCGGGCCCGGGCGACCCGCGCCTGCGTGAAACCGCGGCCCTGCGCCGGCGCGTAGGGAGGATCATGGCCTCGGCGCCCGCGCTCACGCTGGGCGACCTGGCCATCGGCGGCGCGGAGCTGCGCACGCTCGGCATCCCCGCGGGCCCGGTAATGGGCGAGATCCTCCGCGACCTGCTGGAGCGCGTGACCGACAATCCGTCGCTCAACACTCCCGAGGCTCTCACGGAGATCGTCCGGGCCCGACTCTCCAGCCCCGGTTGA
- a CDS encoding glutamine synthetase III, which produces MPKTAARFDTLAAATWEADESRNGDSAARGPMDIEGIFGKNTFGLAEMRARLPKQVFKALMNTVDRGEALDASVADAVALAMKEWATERGASHFTHWFQPLTGSTAEKHDSFITPNVGGGAVAEFSGKELIQGEPDASSFPSGGLRATFEARGYTAWDPTSPAFIVDTPAGCYLSIPTAFASWTGEALDVKIPLLRSIAALETQTRRALALFGDTAERVVATCGPEQEFFLIDQEFFYRRPDLVTTGRTLFGAKPPRGQELEDHYFGSIPDRVLAFMTEVERELYKLGVPLRTRHNEVAPGQFEMAPIYENANLAADHQQLVMITLRKVARKYGLACLLHEKPFAGVNGSGKHLNWSLGTESANLLEPGDTPHQNMQFLFFCTAVLRAVERHQDLLRSAVAFAGNDHRLGANEAPPAIISVFLGTQLADVFDQIEQSGTATSSKQGGLMGLGTHVLPHIPQHAGDRNRTSPFAFTGNKFEFRALGASQSVSWPATVLNTVMAESIDELCAALEAEVEKGTSFEDALQQLIASEIRRVKRIVFNGDGYSDDWQEEAERRGLLNLRTTLDALETMVSDKNTALFEKYGVLSARELESRHEIALETYFKTINIEGETTADVAATMVLPAAFRYMNDLLAAAERAADIKLDARGLHSTLRELNGLIDELRDALDTLRTHNAELGGDDVHSKAYHMRDNIVPAMLAVRSAVDRLEKIVPDDMWPLPTYRDMLFVK; this is translated from the coding sequence ATGCCCAAGACCGCCGCCCGCTTCGACACCCTGGCCGCCGCCACCTGGGAAGCAGACGAGAGCCGGAACGGAGATAGCGCCGCACGCGGCCCCATGGACATCGAAGGAATCTTTGGCAAGAACACCTTTGGCCTGGCGGAGATGCGCGCGCGCCTTCCCAAGCAGGTGTTCAAGGCGCTGATGAACACCGTGGACCGCGGCGAGGCGCTGGACGCCAGCGTGGCCGACGCGGTGGCGCTCGCCATGAAGGAGTGGGCCACCGAGCGCGGCGCGTCGCACTTCACGCACTGGTTCCAGCCGCTCACCGGCTCCACGGCAGAGAAGCACGACTCCTTCATCACCCCCAACGTGGGCGGGGGCGCCGTCGCCGAGTTCAGCGGCAAGGAGCTGATCCAGGGCGAGCCTGATGCGTCGTCGTTCCCTTCGGGCGGCCTGCGCGCAACCTTTGAGGCCCGCGGCTACACGGCGTGGGACCCTACCTCGCCCGCGTTCATCGTGGACACGCCGGCCGGCTGCTACCTCTCCATCCCCACGGCGTTCGCGTCGTGGACGGGCGAGGCGCTGGACGTCAAGATCCCGCTCCTGCGCTCCATCGCCGCGCTGGAGACGCAGACGCGCCGCGCGCTCGCGCTCTTCGGCGACACGGCGGAGCGGGTGGTGGCCACCTGCGGGCCGGAGCAGGAGTTCTTTCTGATCGATCAGGAGTTCTTTTACCGCCGCCCCGACCTGGTGACGACCGGCCGCACGCTGTTCGGCGCCAAGCCGCCGCGCGGGCAGGAGCTGGAGGACCACTACTTCGGTTCGATCCCGGACCGCGTCCTGGCCTTCATGACCGAGGTGGAGCGCGAGCTGTACAAGCTGGGCGTGCCGCTGCGCACGCGGCACAACGAGGTGGCGCCGGGCCAGTTCGAGATGGCCCCCATCTACGAGAACGCCAACCTGGCGGCCGACCATCAGCAGCTGGTGATGATCACGCTGCGCAAGGTGGCGCGGAAGTACGGACTGGCCTGCCTTCTCCACGAGAAGCCCTTCGCGGGCGTCAACGGGAGCGGCAAGCACCTCAACTGGTCGCTGGGCACCGAGAGCGCCAACCTGCTGGAGCCGGGCGACACGCCGCACCAGAACATGCAGTTCCTCTTCTTCTGCACCGCCGTGTTGCGCGCGGTGGAGCGGCACCAGGACCTGCTGCGCTCAGCCGTCGCCTTCGCGGGCAACGACCACCGGCTGGGGGCCAACGAGGCGCCGCCCGCCATCATCTCCGTCTTCCTGGGGACGCAGCTCGCGGACGTGTTCGACCAGATCGAGCAGAGCGGCACGGCCACGTCCAGCAAGCAGGGCGGGCTGATGGGGCTAGGGACGCACGTGCTGCCGCACATCCCGCAGCACGCGGGCGACCGCAACCGCACCTCGCCCTTTGCTTTCACCGGGAACAAGTTCGAGTTCCGCGCGCTGGGCGCATCGCAGTCCGTCTCCTGGCCTGCTACGGTGCTCAACACCGTCATGGCCGAGTCGATCGACGAGCTGTGCGCGGCGCTCGAAGCGGAGGTGGAGAAGGGCACTTCCTTCGAGGACGCCCTGCAGCAGCTGATCGCTTCGGAGATCCGCCGCGTGAAGCGCATCGTCTTCAACGGCGACGGCTACAGCGACGACTGGCAGGAGGAGGCGGAGCGCCGCGGCCTGCTGAACCTGCGCACCACACTGGACGCGCTGGAGACGATGGTGAGCGACAAGAACACGGCGCTCTTCGAGAAATACGGCGTGCTCTCGGCCCGCGAGCTGGAGTCGCGCCACGAGATCGCGCTGGAGACCTACTTCAAGACGATCAACATCGAGGGCGAGACCACCGCGGACGTGGCGGCCACGATGGTGCTGCCGGCGGCGTTCCGCTACATGAACGACCTCCTCGCCGCCGCCGAGCGCGCCGCGGACATCAAGCTGGACGCGCGCGGCCTGCACTCCACGCTGCGCGAGCTGAACGGCCTCATCGACGAGCTGCGCGACGCCCTCGACACCCTGCGCACCCACAACGCCGAACTGGGCGGCGACGACGTGCACTCCAAGGCCTACCACATGCGCGACAACATCGTCCCCGCGATGCTCGCCGTGCGCTCAGCCGTGGATCGCCTGGAGAAGATCGTCCCCGACGACATGTGGCCGCTGCCCACGTACCGCGACATGCTGTTCGTCAAGTAG
- a CDS encoding Lrp/AsnC family transcriptional regulator yields MTRLDDVDTRLLEMLQENGRTSQHDLAVAVGLSSPAVGERLRKLEERGIIRRFAAVLDPKLLGRDVTAFLAVGIAGSSFYEEFRARVLAHPEVLECHSITGQGSHLLKVRTDTTSGLEGLLAEIQSWPGVQWTNTSIVLSTIKETAVLGLRPRVQAER; encoded by the coding sequence GTGACTCGTCTCGATGATGTGGACACCCGGCTCCTGGAGATGCTGCAGGAGAACGGGAGGACCTCGCAGCACGACCTGGCGGTGGCGGTGGGGCTCTCGTCGCCGGCGGTGGGGGAAAGGCTGCGGAAGCTGGAGGAGCGCGGGATCATCCGCCGCTTCGCCGCCGTGCTCGATCCCAAGCTGCTGGGGCGCGACGTCACCGCGTTCCTGGCGGTGGGGATCGCGGGATCGAGCTTCTACGAGGAGTTCAGGGCGCGCGTGCTGGCGCACCCCGAGGTGCTGGAGTGCCACTCGATCACCGGCCAGGGCTCGCACCTGCTCAAGGTGCGCACGGATACGACCTCCGGGCTGGAGGGGCTCCTCGCCGAGATCCAGAGCTGGCCGGGAGTGCAGTGGACGAACACCAGCATCGTCCTGTCGACCATCAAGGAAACCGCTGTGCTCGGCCTCCGGCCGCGCGTGCAGGCGGAGCGGTAG